In the genome of Natronorubrum daqingense, the window CCGAAATCATGGGCAAGTACCAACAGCGCATGAAGGCGATGCAGGAGAAGCAAAAGGATGCCCGCGAGCGCAAGAAAGAGGCCGAAGAACGCGGAGCCAGCGAAGCCGAAATAGAGCGACTCGACGACGAACTCGACGCGGTCCGTGAAGAGCAGATGGAAGCGATGGCGGAGAATCTCGGTATGTTCAAAGAGCAACTCCGGCCGATGGTCTGGATCATGCTCTTTACCATTCCGTTGTTCCTCTGGATGTACTGGCGAATTCACGGTGTCGGTGTCGAGGGAACGATCGTCATGCCCCTCGCCGGGGAGACGAGTTGGAACGCGGGCCTCCTCGGTCCGATGCCAGCGTGGATCGTTTGGTACTTCCTGTGCTCGATGGGCTTCACGCAGTTACTGCGCAAGTCGCTCAATATCGACATGACGCCGTCGGGAACCTAACGAACGTTCTTCCTCGCCGGACTGTTCTTCCTCACAATTTCGCGCTGGATTTTCGATCGGGTTTCGTGTCTCAGATTCGGCTCCGACCTGCTTGTGAGCGATTCAAAACCCATTTTACCCGCCACCGCGCAGTTTGGATATGTTACTAACCGTCTCCGGCCCGCCGGGAAGCGGGAAGAGTACCACTGCGGAACTGCTCGCCGACGCCTTCGGCCTCGACCACGTCAGTGGTGGCGATATTTTCCGCGAATTAGCCGACGAGCGCGGCTATACCCCACTCGAGTTCAACAAACTCGCGGAAGAAAACGATCAGATCGATCGGGACCTCGATCGACGACTCCGCGAAATCGCCGTCGAAGAGGACGGACTCGTGCTGGAATCCCGTCTTGCCGGATGGCTCGCGGGTGAACAGGCTGATTTCCGGTTTTGGCTCGATGCGCCGCCACAGGTTCGAGGCGAACGAATCGCAGAGCGTGAGGGGAAAGATCCGGAACGGGCGACGGAGGAGACGAAAGCGCGTGAGGCGAGCGAGGCGTCGCGATATCTGGAGTACTACGACATCAACATTCAGGATTTGACGATTTACGATCTCTCCGTGAATACGGCTCGCTGGGAACCCGACGCCGTACTCGACATGCTCGTCACGGCCGTTGGAGAGTACGACGATTCGGGTGACGAAGGACAGGCAGCGATTCAACTCGAGTACGAGTTTTGACCATGGTCGAGCATTCCCGTCTTCGTGGTCCACCCGACGACCGAACGCCGGTCGAGTTGCTCACCTTCGGTGTCGTCAACCTCGATAAGCCACCGGGGCCATCCTCACACCAGGTCAGCGGCTGGTTACGCGATTCCGTCGACGACACGCTCTCTGCGTCCGGCGCAGCGGAATCACTCGAGCAAGCGGCCCACGCTGGGACGCTCGACCCCAAGGTTACTGGCTGTCTCCCACTGATGCTCGGCGATGCGACGCGTCTCGCGCAGGTCTTTCTCGAAGGGTCGAAGGAATACGTCGCCGTCCTCGAGTGTCACGCCCCCGTCCCAGCAGACGTCGAATCAGTCGTCAGCGACTTCGAGGGACCGATTTATCAGAAGCCACCGCGCAAAAGTGCAGTCTCTCGACGATTGCGCGTACGGGAAATATACGACCTCGAGGTGCTCGAGACTGACGACCGGAAGGTGCTCTTGCGAATTCGGTGTGAGAGTGGTACGTACGTGCGCAAACTGTGTCACGACCTTGGATTAGCCCTCGGTACTGGCGGACACATGGGGCATCTTCGGCGGTCGGCCACGACGCCGTTCGATGATACCGACCTCCACAACACGTCTGAGTTCCTCGATGCCCTCGCGTTCTGGCTTGAAGACGATGACGAGACACTACTTCGTGAGGTGGTCGACCCGGCCGAACGAATCCTCGAGGACCTTCCGTCGGTGACGATTGCCGAAAGTGCTGCCCAAGAAGTAGCGAACGGTGCGCCAGTGTACGAACCGGGCGTACTCGACGTGGACGACGGTATCGAGCAGGGGTCGCTCGTGGCCTGTCACACGCCGAACGGGAGTGCCGTCTGTCTCGGTACATTCGCTAGGTCGGGCGATACCGACCACGGTGTCGCTGTGTCCCTCGAGCGTGTACTCGTGTGACTCGAGTATCGAAACGATATGCTTAAACAGCGGAGCGCCTTTCGTGAAACTGCGGGACCGTGGGGTAGTGGTATCCTCTGCGGATGGGGTCCGTAGGACCCGAGTTCAATTCTCGGCGGTCCCATATTTTGCGAAGCCAAATTGGGAGCACGAGGTGTCGCGAGGCGACACCTCGACGGTCCCACTCGAAATCATTTAGGTGTTCAACCCGTAGCGCCTGAGACGGCTAAATCGGCCGAAAATCCTATTCTCGATTTCGAGATAATTCCGTATGGCCGACAGGACGTGAGGAGGTGGTCTGCGTGACGACCGCGCCCTGGCCGTCGGTTGACAGCGACTCGACGTGCCGTCACTGTGGGTCGTACGTCACCGACCAATTCGGCCGTGTGTTCGGTGACGGTGACGATCGCGTTCACCGCTGTTGTCACTGCGATTCCTACCGACGAATCCAGCGCGGCTCTGCAGCTGGGATAGCGGTCGGCATTCCAGATCCAGAGACGACATCCGGCCACCACGGAGGTGGTTCGGATGTGTAGTGAGTTCGTCCCAGCGAGCGAACTCTATCACGTCGAGAGTGAGACCCATCGCCCGTCCAGCCCACCAGGCGATCGACATCGACGTACGCCATGCGCTCGAGGCCGAAGGCGAACGCCAGTTACGGCCCGGCGACGGGACCGACTCGAGCGGACCTGAACGATCTACCTAAAGAAAGAGATGAGAGGAGTACAATCAGATTAGGTCCTCACTCCGTTGCATCCACAAGAGGAGCACTACGAGGCTCAAAATTCCGATAACGAGGAACTCGATCGCATCCGGTAGCCACGGGTTTTGGTTCGTTGCGAGTAAGCCGAGCCATCCGACGATTAGCGTACCGACGCCAGTCGTCACTAATGTGAGTAGCAGAAGAGATGCTCTCTCCATCACGATTAGTTCGGTTCCCGTCTCGAAAAATCACCCGCTTGAACCAGCAGGTGAACGAGCGAGATATCAGGCAGGGTTGCGATGACACGACGACCGTTCAGTGCGGATACTGGCCACGAAGAAGGCACGGAGCGTGCCCCAGGTTGAGACGACGGCCCACGAGGATGGGGGTCGCTCGGAGTGACCCGACCGGGTCCCTACACTCCAACGCGCTCTCATCGGTACTGCTCGGGCGACCGTGAACTGACTCTCGAGATTGGTCACAGTCTCTCCTCTCGTCAAACCGGTTAGGTGTCAGTCTCGTCGAAGTCGAACGAGGGCTCCGGTAACGGTTCGAACTCCGTCGCTCCACACGAAGTACATCCGTCACGACTTCCGATAGGCTGGATCGTTCCGTTCGGGAACTCGAGAGCGGCGAACACAGATTTACACTCCACACACGTTGCCATCAAGCGAGACGTTTCGTCGTCACCTCCCATCGACTCCGCCTCAGAAGCAATCAGAGAAAAATTCGCTGTGAGGACGAGCGGAGCACACTGTCGAGTGTCACTGAAGTAGTAACAGAGAGCGGTCGGAAAACGTGAGCACTCACTCGAGGGGTGTACACGATGGGCCAACTCGATGACTCTACTGGGTACTGGGTGCGAACGCTATGACGACACGGACGACAGGAACCGATACCGTGTTGTACGACCCCCTCAATCACTCGGTCGAATCGTTTGGTACCGATTCCGGTGAGCCGATAACGTCGAACGAGTCGCCCCCACAAGAACAGTGCGTTCCGGTTCCAATTGGCCGAATCGATCCGTCGCTCACAATTCGGACGGCAATCGCCCCGTTGCATCGACGGCAAATGGCAATCGATCGGCGGCCTTTCACGGGCATGAACGGCCGTATTCCACACTATTATTTCAACTCTTCTACTCCAGAACGATAGCTATGGGGTGAGAAATAGTGGTGTGAGACCCGATGTAGCGCCTGCCACACCGCGACCGGCGGCTTTACGTGCAATCCATCCTGACGGTAAGACAATGACGGTCGTTCTCGCAGGGGTTGGTGCTGATAGTACGAATTTCGGTTCACTGGCACCGATAAACGACGATGGTACCTTCGAGTACGTTCCAATCCCCGAGAAGACACCCGAGACGGACGAGACTGAAACGCTCGGATCATGGAAGTTGCGAACGACAGACCGGACCGCTGCAGATCTGACGACGCGGATCACCCCACAACCCATCGGTGACGCAGACCGAACGGTAAGCGGCGACGACCTCGAGTCCTGGCCGTTTCATCACGATCCGAACTTCGAGGCGCTAACGTACGGCGAACACCGAACGAGTGGCTACGTTTCCAGACTCCGGACGCTCGAGGCTGGCGACGTAGTGGGGTTTTACGCGGGATTGCGCAAGCCCGGTGGTGAGCGAGCACATCGGTACCTGATCGGCTACTTCACAGTCGAGCGCGTCGATGTCGTGACTCCCGAGATGTCGACTGAGGTGCGTGAGGAAATTCTCGAGAAACACTCGGACAATGCCCACACCAAACGTGCTCGGGACGGAGAGTGTTATCTCGAGAAGCCAATCGTGCTCGTCGATGGCCGAGAGCCCGGTGGGTTGTTCGATCGACATCCGATTCGCCTCTCTGAGTACTACGTGAAAGAAGGGAACGAACGTGCACAGTATTATCTACGCGATTCGGTCGCTTCAGCGTTGAACGTCGCCGAGGGGGGTGAGAATATGATGTACAAGCCCGCATATCGGTGTGACCTGACGGGCGACGCATTTTGCGAGCGCGTTGGGACGCCTGGCTCACGGAGCGCAGACGACGGAGTGATCGACGGTTCGAACGATCCGATTGAAGAAACAGCCACAGAGCCATCACGATAAGTTGCCTGGGATGTCCTGATCGGTGACGTCCGATTCGACGGATTCGAACGCCGGACCCGGGGAAAGAACGTCACTCGAGTGGGACTCGCTGGGACGCAACAACGAACGAGAAAACGACGACGGTTCCATTACCGGTTTTTCCTCACTGTGGGGAACTCACACGCGGATTCCACTAGACCTGGAAACGATAAGACCTGGAAACGATAACCGCACGATTGCTCGGAGTGTACTCGAACGGTCGGTTTCATGTAGTGATAGATCATATCCCGTGTCAGTGACCGACGATACGGACTCCCGTCACGATCGTATTCAGACACACCCGACGCCAGGAAGAGGCAACTCCCTCTCTGGATGGTGGCGAAATCGTAGTCCACTCCGCCTCGCGATATCGTACGCCGTCGTCTGGCTCGTCCGGATCTCCCCGAGTCTCACCCTCAAACGGTGGCTGCTTCGCCGACTGGGGGTAACGGTGGGCCCGGGCGTTTCCTGGGGCCTCGAGGCCACGCCGGACGTCTTCTGGCCGGAACTGATTACGGTCGAAGCCGAGGCGATCGTCGGCTACGACGCGACGATTCTCTGTCACGAGTTTCTGCAAGACGAGTATCGGACGGGGGAGGTCCACATCGGTGAGCGCGCGATGATCGGTGCGGGCGCGACGGTCCTCCCCGGCGTCGAAATCGGCGCAGATGCGCGCGTTGCAGCGAACTCGCTCGTGACTCGAGACGTGCCGCCGGAGACGACGGTCGCCGGGGTGCCAGCCGAGCCGATGGGATCGTCGGGCCGCGACGACGAGTAAGATCTGTCGGCGAGCGCAAACGAGAAATACCGGTCTACAGGAATGCCGAGACACTCGCGAACGCGTTCGATACGAACGTATTCAATCGGACGTGTGCGTACTGAGACTGAGATCGTCAGAATTGAAATCGGTGACTAAACGTCGCGTTCGTCACCGAGTTACAGCGACGACCAGGACTTACGCGCTTCGTTCCAGGAGGTGATGTCTGCGATCCAGCGAGCGGCGATCATCTTTTTCAGGTTCTTTGCGGGAATGCCGCCGAAGGTATCGACGGGAAGCACCATGACGTCGTGGGCGACGGCCTTGTCGCCGACGGAGATGACGGTTCCTTTGTCTTTGAACTCCCACGTTTTGAGCGGGCGGTTCTCGATTGCACGGGAAATATTCTCGCCGACGACTTCCGCGGCCTGCCAGGCTGCCTGTGCGGTCGGCGGTGCTGGCTGGTCACCCTGGTCGATGATGGCTGAGTCGCCAATCGCGAACACGCGTTCGTCGGAGGTCTGGAAGTTCGCTTCCGTGTTGACGCGGTTGTGTTCGTTCTCGAGGTCGACGTCGTCCATCGCGTCGCGGCCGGTGATTCCGCCCGTCCAGACGAGGACGTCGTGCTCGAGCGGTTCGCCTTCGTCGAACTCGATGACGTCTTCGTTGGCTTCCGTGATCGGGTCGTCCGTGTGGATCTGGACGCCAGCATCCTCTAAGAGGTCTCGAAGGGCCTGCTGGACTTCTGGATCGTTACCCGGGAAGATTTCCTCGAGCGCTTCGACGAGGTGGATGTCGATGGGCGCACGGTGGTTGTCGCGGAATTCGGCGATTTCGCCGGCGGTCTGGATGCCCGAGAGTCCGGCACCGCCGATGACGACCTGTGCGGGGTCACCACGGGTTGCTTCCTGACTGGCGTCGCTGATGGCGTCGTGAATCTCGAGGGCGTCGTCGAGACTCTTGAGCGTCAGGGAGTGGTCGTCGAGGCCGGGGATTCCGTAGTAGGCGGTCTGAGTCCCGAGGCCGACCATGACGTAATCGTACTCGACGTCGTCACCGTCGGCGAGTTCGACGACCTGCTCGTCGACGTCGAGGCCGGTGACTTCGTCGCGGATGAATCGCGTCGACGGGTCGGCGATGTCGTCGATCGGGAACGTGATGTCCGATCGGACGCTCGGGTCGCGGATGACGCGGTGAGATTCGTGCAATACGAGGTGGTAGTCGACGTCAGCGATCCAGGTTAGCTGCGCGCTTCCCCCGAGTTCCGATTGGAGCTTGTTGATCGCACCAGCACCGGCGTATCCGGCACCGAGCACGACGACGTTCTCAGTCATAGCTGACAGTCTGGCACACTACGATACAAAGGTGTTGAAACGAATACAACAGTGGCTGGTGTTACCAAAGCACGGTGTTCGTCGATACCTCGCCAGATTGCGTCGGTCCGCGATGTCGAGAAGTGACGGCTCCTTCAGAGGATTCGGTTCCCGAACGCGCTCGCGGTGAGTTCGGCCGCGAGTCTGGCCGTTTCGTTTCGTTCGTCCAGTATGGGGTTCACTTCCACGACGTCCATCGACCGAACGACACCCTCGCGTCCGTGGCGAGTGGCGACGGTCTCGAGTGCTGCGTGGGCTTCGCGATAGGTGACGCCGCCGCGAACCGGAGTGCCGACGCCGGGGGCGGTTTTGGGGTCGAGCCAATCGAGGTCGAGACTGACGTGGACGCCGTCGGTCCCACTCGTCGCGACGTCGAGGGCATCTTCGACGACGGCCGTCATGCCGTACTCGTCGATGTCGGCCATCGTAAACGCAGTCATCTCGCTCTCTCGGACGAGTTCGCGTTCGCGGTCGTCGATGCTCCGAAGGCCGACGTAGACGATCGATTCCTCGCGCACACGCGGTGCGTGCGCCCAGTCGACGTCGCCAAACGCTCCCCTACCGAGCGTCGCGGCGAGTGGCATCCCGTGGACGTTTCCGCTGGGTGAGGTCGCAGGTGTATTCAAATCGGCGTGCGCGTCGAACCAGATCGCACCGAGGTCGGCGTCGCGGGCGGACCCACGCATCGAACCGATGGCGACCGAGTGGTCGCCGCCGAGTACGAGCGGAAACTCGCCGTTCTCGAGTGCCGATTCGACGCGCTCGCCGAGGCGTGTACAGACGTCCTCGACTTCCCGGAGGAATTTCGCGTGTCCGTCAGCCGGTTGCTCCGCGTCCGGGTCCCGCTCTTCGGCCCGCGGGATAGACAGGTCGCCGTCGTCGATCGTCGTCACGCCGGCGTCCTCGAGTCGATCGGCGAGCCCCGCGTATCTAATCGCAGACGGCCCCATATCGACGCCCCGCCGATCGGCCCCGTAATCCATCGGCGCGCCGAGTATTCTGACTGTTTCACTCATACTCACTCGTACACGGTGGTCCCGTTTGATGGTAGCGGTCGAGATGGCGACAGATTTAGGGTTAGACGGGGCTAATTCGTGAGTACGATGATGCTGAGTGACGTGATGGAAGACTACCTCAAAGCGATCTACCAACTCCAGCGAGAGACCGACGACCGTATCAAGACGTCGGCGATCGCCGAGGAGTTAGACGTCACGTCACCGACCGTCACCAGCATGCTCGACAAACTCGAGGATCGCGGACTCGTCGACCGCGAGAAGTACCGCGGCGTCACGTTGACGGACGAAGGCGAAACGGTTGCACTCGAGGTCGTCCGTCACCACCGGTTGCTCGAGGCGTACCTCACCGAACACCTCGACTACGACTGGGCGGAAGTTCACGAGGAAGCCGACCGACTCGAGCACCACATTAGCGAAAACTTCGAGGCTCGGGTCGCCGACGCGCTGGATCAGCCGACGGTGGATCCACACGGGTCCCCGATTCCCAGCGCTGATCTCGAGCCGCCAGAGCGTCCCTCCGGCGAATCGGTGATGGAATTTTCCGAAGGCGACGCCGTCGTCGTCGAAGAAGTCGCCGACCGGGACCCGGACGTCCTCTCGTATCTCGCCGAACACGGCGTCGAACCCGGCGTCGAACTCGAGATCGTCGAGGTTGCACCGTTTGGCATGGTAACGGCACAGTCGGCCAATCGCGACGAGCCAGTTTCGCTGCCCGAGGCCGTCGCACATCATGTTCGCGTATCACAGCCCGCTGAGGTCCAGCAGTAGTTTAGCTGTTCGTTTGCCGGTATCACCGTTCTCGAATGCTGATAGTGACGATCGCTACCGGGAGTAATCAATTGGCAAGCTATAAGTTTAGACGCGTCTAATGATTTGTTGATGATGAATCTCGCATACAGACGTGGAGGTGGCTCACCTTCATGACGAGCCGCACTCTCCCCGATCTCCCGCGGTGGCTACAACTCGTCAGCCCAGTTATCGTTCTCGGTGCCGTGTTCGGAGCACTCTATCTGACTTCCCCGTTTGGCGACCTCTCCGGTGTCGAGGAAGCGAGTACGCTCGAGATCCTCTGGATGTTAACTGTAATCGGTGCCATCGCCGGGATCATCCCCGTCGCAATCGGCATGCTCTGGTTCCCGTTCATCCGGGATCTCGATCCACGGTATTTACACGCCTTTCTGGCGCTCGCAGCCGGTGTCCTCGCCTTCATCGCCGTCGAGATGACCGAAGACATGATCTTCGATTACGGCCTCGAGGTCGAGAGCGCGACGCTCGCGGGAAGTACGATCGACGGAACGATCCTCGCTGCGACGGCCGCGATCCTTGGAGTGGGCGGTACGTTCGTGGTCATGTACGCCGCGAGCGAGTGGCGACAACGAAAGATGGCGTCGCCCCAGAAGAGCGGCCTCGAGATCGCCTACCTCGTCGCACTGGCGCTCGGACTCCACAGTATCGGCGAGGGACTCGGAATCGGCGTCGCCTACATTCAGGGTGACGCGTCGCTGTTGATGCTCCTCGTCCTCGCGTTCATCATGCACAACGTGATGGAGGGGCCAACCATCGTCGCAGCGGTCGCCCGCGAACGGGAAACGCCGCCGCTTCGTCACTTCGCCGCGATGGGCGTCATCGCCGGCGGTCCCGTTATCCTTGGCGGCTGGATCGGCAGCTTCGCGGAGTCGAATCTGCTCGCCGTCCTGTTCTTCGCTATCGCGATCGGTGCGATTTTGCAGGTGCTCCTCGAGGTCGCCGACCTCATTCGCTTCGACGCCGAGGCGGTTCTGACGCGAACGAACGCCGCCACGTTTTCGTTCGGCTTCATTGTCATGTTCTTCCTCGAAGATGTGCTGACCGAGGTCCTTCTCG includes:
- the cmk gene encoding (d)CMP kinase, coding for MLLTVSGPPGSGKSTTAELLADAFGLDHVSGGDIFRELADERGYTPLEFNKLAEENDQIDRDLDRRLREIAVEEDGLVLESRLAGWLAGEQADFRFWLDAPPQVRGERIAEREGKDPERATEETKAREASEASRYLEYYDINIQDLTIYDLSVNTARWEPDAVLDMLVTAVGEYDDSGDEGQAAIQLEYEF
- a CDS encoding RNA-guided pseudouridylation complex pseudouridine synthase subunit Cbf5, with the protein product MVEHSRLRGPPDDRTPVELLTFGVVNLDKPPGPSSHQVSGWLRDSVDDTLSASGAAESLEQAAHAGTLDPKVTGCLPLMLGDATRLAQVFLEGSKEYVAVLECHAPVPADVESVVSDFEGPIYQKPPRKSAVSRRLRVREIYDLEVLETDDRKVLLRIRCESGTYVRKLCHDLGLALGTGGHMGHLRRSATTPFDDTDLHNTSEFLDALAFWLEDDDETLLREVVDPAERILEDLPSVTIAESAAQEVANGAPVYEPGVLDVDDGIEQGSLVACHTPNGSAVCLGTFARSGDTDHGVAVSLERVLV
- a CDS encoding DUF7563 family protein — protein: MVCVTTAPWPSVDSDSTCRHCGSYVTDQFGRVFGDGDDRVHRCCHCDSYRRIQRGSAAGIAVGIPDPETTSGHHGGGSDV
- a CDS encoding Nmad3 family putative nucleotide modification protein: MTVVLAGVGADSTNFGSLAPINDDGTFEYVPIPEKTPETDETETLGSWKLRTTDRTAADLTTRITPQPIGDADRTVSGDDLESWPFHHDPNFEALTYGEHRTSGYVSRLRTLEAGDVVGFYAGLRKPGGERAHRYLIGYFTVERVDVVTPEMSTEVREEILEKHSDNAHTKRARDGECYLEKPIVLVDGREPGGLFDRHPIRLSEYYVKEGNERAQYYLRDSVASALNVAEGGENMMYKPAYRCDLTGDAFCERVGTPGSRSADDGVIDGSNDPIEETATEPSR
- a CDS encoding acyltransferase — encoded protein: MTDDTDSRHDRIQTHPTPGRGNSLSGWWRNRSPLRLAISYAVVWLVRISPSLTLKRWLLRRLGVTVGPGVSWGLEATPDVFWPELITVEAEAIVGYDATILCHEFLQDEYRTGEVHIGERAMIGAGATVLPGVEIGADARVAANSLVTRDVPPETTVAGVPAEPMGSSGRDDE
- a CDS encoding NAD(P)/FAD-dependent oxidoreductase: MTENVVVLGAGYAGAGAINKLQSELGGSAQLTWIADVDYHLVLHESHRVIRDPSVRSDITFPIDDIADPSTRFIRDEVTGLDVDEQVVELADGDDVEYDYVMVGLGTQTAYYGIPGLDDHSLTLKSLDDALEIHDAISDASQEATRGDPAQVVIGGAGLSGIQTAGEIAEFRDNHRAPIDIHLVEALEEIFPGNDPEVQQALRDLLEDAGVQIHTDDPITEANEDVIEFDEGEPLEHDVLVWTGGITGRDAMDDVDLENEHNRVNTEANFQTSDERVFAIGDSAIIDQGDQPAPPTAQAAWQAAEVVGENISRAIENRPLKTWEFKDKGTVISVGDKAVAHDVMVLPVDTFGGIPAKNLKKMIAARWIADITSWNEARKSWSSL
- the rocF gene encoding arginase; the protein is MSETVRILGAPMDYGADRRGVDMGPSAIRYAGLADRLEDAGVTTIDDGDLSIPRAEERDPDAEQPADGHAKFLREVEDVCTRLGERVESALENGEFPLVLGGDHSVAIGSMRGSARDADLGAIWFDAHADLNTPATSPSGNVHGMPLAATLGRGAFGDVDWAHAPRVREESIVYVGLRSIDDRERELVRESEMTAFTMADIDEYGMTAVVEDALDVATSGTDGVHVSLDLDWLDPKTAPGVGTPVRGGVTYREAHAALETVATRHGREGVVRSMDVVEVNPILDERNETARLAAELTASAFGNRIL
- a CDS encoding metal-dependent transcriptional regulator, with the protein product MMLSDVMEDYLKAIYQLQRETDDRIKTSAIAEELDVTSPTVTSMLDKLEDRGLVDREKYRGVTLTDEGETVALEVVRHHRLLEAYLTEHLDYDWAEVHEEADRLEHHISENFEARVADALDQPTVDPHGSPIPSADLEPPERPSGESVMEFSEGDAVVVEEVADRDPDVLSYLAEHGVEPGVELEIVEVAPFGMVTAQSANRDEPVSLPEAVAHHVRVSQPAEVQQ
- a CDS encoding ZIP family metal transporter, encoding MTSRTLPDLPRWLQLVSPVIVLGAVFGALYLTSPFGDLSGVEEASTLEILWMLTVIGAIAGIIPVAIGMLWFPFIRDLDPRYLHAFLALAAGVLAFIAVEMTEDMIFDYGLEVESATLAGSTIDGTILAATAAILGVGGTFVVMYAASEWRQRKMASPQKSGLEIAYLVALALGLHSIGEGLGIGVAYIQGDASLLMLLVLAFIMHNVMEGPTIVAAVARERETPPLRHFAAMGVIAGGPVILGGWIGSFAESNLLAVLFFAIAIGAILQVLLEVADLIRFDAEAVLTRTNAATFSFGFIVMFFLEDVLTEVLLEGWLVPA